Proteins from a genomic interval of Candidatus Bealeia paramacronuclearis:
- a CDS encoding HdeD family acid-resistance protein has product MQTSPLSNVTGFILIALGLLSVIYPAYSSVTLEAFFGSIFLVGGIFHAFGAYEARERADYLYSLCIGILYLLMGIVMLGNPTMGLFAITYLLIILFLAQGGLQFVAGLRQRTASPKWYWSVIAGFTNIVFGTILFVYFPISAVFALGVLVGLNLLTLGCSMLFVNRIIGKE; this is encoded by the coding sequence ATGCAAACTTCACCACTTTCCAACGTGACGGGTTTTATTTTAATTGCTTTAGGATTGCTCTCAGTGATTTATCCGGCCTATAGTTCGGTGACCCTTGAAGCCTTTTTTGGATCTATTTTTCTCGTAGGTGGTATTTTCCATGCTTTCGGCGCTTATGAAGCGCGAGAACGTGCTGATTATCTTTACAGTTTGTGTATTGGAATCCTCTATCTTTTGATGGGAATTGTGATGCTCGGAAACCCAACGATGGGTCTTTTTGCTATCACTTATCTCCTTATTATTCTTTTTCTCGCACAAGGCGGACTTCAATTTGTTGCGGGTCTTCGCCAACGTACGGCCTCTCCAAAATGGTATTGGTCTGTGATTGCAGGTTTTACGAACATTGTTTTTGGAACAATTCTGTTTGTTTATTTCCCGATCAGTGCGGTTTTTGCCTTAGGTGTTTTGGTTGGACTGAATCTTTTAACTTTAGGGTGCTCAATGCTTTTTGTGAATCGGATTATTGGGAAAGAATAA
- a CDS encoding YbhB/YbcL family Raf kinase inhibitor-like protein — protein sequence MSLTLKSLAIIAGGLIPQKFTCDGEDFSPHLSWEGAPAGTSSYVLIMDDPDAPVGTWDHWILFNIPPHIQSLEEGVQHFHPDVRFGRNSWGRLKYGGPCPPDREHTYVFKLYALDTALPLESGASKKDIESDMDGHILEMAALKARYDRPRR from the coding sequence ATGTCGTTAACACTCAAAAGTCTCGCCATTATCGCAGGAGGGCTCATCCCTCAAAAATTCACATGCGATGGCGAGGACTTCTCCCCTCATCTTTCGTGGGAAGGGGCGCCTGCTGGAACGTCATCTTATGTACTCATTATGGATGATCCGGATGCGCCTGTGGGGACTTGGGATCATTGGATCCTTTTTAATATACCTCCCCACATTCAGTCACTTGAGGAAGGCGTTCAACATTTTCATCCCGATGTGAGGTTTGGACGCAACAGCTGGGGACGTCTTAAATATGGAGGCCCCTGCCCACCAGATAGAGAACATACCTATGTTTTTAAACTTTATGCTTTGGATACCGCCCTGCCCTTAGAATCGGGCGCCTCAAAAAAAGATATCGAATCGGATATGGACGGGCATATTCTTGAAATGGCAGCTTTAAAGGCGCGATATGATCGGCCGCGACGGTAG
- a CDS encoding amino acid permease, whose amino-acid sequence MNRQIGATFIVAGTTIGAGMLAMPLTAAPLGFLGSIFALFLLWGLMYTSALMMVKCSLKTSPGQSIAWIAGDIFGAPYKHLLTGILILFLNALLAAYMEGGSSLLAIQLPHVSQDFLRIGFLAVFGLPLVLGTHWLDRKNRILFMGMMIIFAIMVWLLIPNVSLSHLDIKPAQTFSTWSLVLPVFFTSFGFHASIPSLIHYCGNDESKLKSIMLWGSLLPCVIYFLWLLVTEGVLPLSGPQSFSSLPNEDVGIFMAFLGGITKSPMIALLSSLFAFLAIATSFLGVGMGLFDLILERLPLPRLIVAVLTFSPAYFIGALFPEGFIEILKYAAIFLSILAVITPALILLKLKEGSPLLSFGMLIFGLIIIVLGV is encoded by the coding sequence ATGAATCGTCAAATTGGCGCTACTTTTATTGTGGCGGGAACAACTATTGGTGCGGGGATGCTAGCCATGCCGCTAACAGCAGCCCCCTTGGGGTTTTTGGGGTCCATCTTTGCTCTTTTTCTTTTGTGGGGATTGATGTACACCTCTGCCCTCATGATGGTGAAATGCAGCCTTAAAACCTCACCCGGGCAAAGCATTGCCTGGATTGCAGGAGATATTTTTGGCGCGCCTTATAAGCATCTTTTAACAGGCATTTTAATCCTTTTTTTAAACGCACTTTTAGCAGCCTACATGGAGGGAGGATCCTCTCTTTTAGCGATTCAATTGCCACACGTAAGTCAAGATTTTCTTCGGATTGGATTTTTGGCGGTCTTCGGTCTTCCTCTGGTTTTGGGGACTCATTGGTTGGATCGCAAAAATAGAATCCTTTTTATGGGGATGATGATCATTTTTGCTATAATGGTTTGGCTTTTGATACCAAATGTAAGTCTCTCTCATTTAGACATTAAGCCCGCTCAAACGTTTTCCACGTGGAGTTTGGTTTTGCCTGTCTTTTTCACTTCCTTTGGATTTCATGCCTCAATCCCCAGTCTCATTCACTATTGCGGAAACGATGAATCCAAACTGAAATCCATTATGCTGTGGGGAAGTTTACTTCCTTGTGTGATTTATTTTCTCTGGCTTTTGGTCACAGAGGGAGTCTTGCCCCTTTCAGGACCTCAGAGTTTTTCAAGCCTTCCCAATGAAGATGTGGGAATATTTATGGCATTTTTAGGAGGAATCACCAAAAGCCCTATGATTGCGCTCCTTAGTAGCTTATTTGCATTCTTAGCGATTGCAACTTCATTTTTAGGCGTAGGCATGGGGCTTTTTGATCTCATTCTTGAGCGTCTGCCTTTGCCGCGTTTAATTGTGGCTGTTCTTACTTTTTCTCCGGCTTATTTTATAGGGGCACTTTTCCCTGAAGGGTTTATCGAAATCTTAAAATATGCCGCCATTTTCTTAAGCATTTTAGCTGTGATCACACCCGCACTCATTCTTCTGAAATTAAAAGAAGGATCTCCCCTTCTTTCCTTTGGAATGTTGATCTTTGGCCTTATCATCATTGTATTGGGAGTCTAA